The nucleotide sequence aaaaaggtaaaacagcgatatagggcgattttgaagttgagggagaacatgagatgggagtttttcaacataccctaactatcatgaactggaacaaaaacagcttAGGCAAAGTAAGACTAGACGagtgtttaacatttaaaaagtatataaactgtattatttttataaaaataaccgatcgttacgctagataagactcttctttctcggctgggatcgtttacaaccgcatttgggatcttttgaagccgcatttaaactgcattttggaagttcaaaatcggggcatcatatcagtccattatagaagaaaaatcctgaaatgttttcctcaaaaaacaatttctttatgactgaagaaagacatgaacatcttggatgacaatggggtgagtacattatatgtgaatctttgttttggaagtggacttcacctttaagaatgtatgataaattattatttttttaatcctaaATCATTGTAAATGTAGAGTTATATGACATGATACAGAATGCTggaaagaaaatgttttgacCAGTCATTATGTTTACTTGCATGTATCTGattattaaaggagtagttcacttccagaacaaaaatttacagataatgtactcacccccttgtcatgttcatgtcttatatatttatacttaaatATGAAGTTTATTATATGGAGAGgaattctaaaatgttttccttaaacaacataatttctttacgactgaagaaagaaagacatgaacatcttggatgacaagggggtgagtacattatctgtaattttttgttcttgaagtgatctaatcctttaaaaaaaatcagttcaaGGAAATTAAGCAGGATTTTTGTTCAACGTTTAAAGAAATCTCACAGAAATGTTTGGAGACTGATCAAAGCTTGCTTTGAATGCTTTGTAGTCTCCATATCTTCTTGATATCATCCTCTGCACTGTCTAAGACCTTAAACACAGCAGCATCTCCAGTTTGAGAAAAACGTCTCAGCAGGGGCTCTAGAACAGTCACTGGGATGCTGAAGTTCAGGTGGGGATATGTCACTTTTGCTGCAAAGTCTCTTGTGTTGCTTGACACGATACCTAATAGTAgaatatataagaaaaaaaaaacatatgaggAAGAATCTGCCTATGAAAAATTGATTTAGTCATCAAATGAGGTCTGGAATGCTTTGATGCCAAATGGTAAGAGAGAAACATGCTTAATTGGTCACATGGTGCCCCCTTTTGGTTACAGAAGGTACTGTATATTTCAGTCTCCACTGAATGTTGGATTTTTACTGAACACCTGGTTGATATACtgataaacaaaattttttCCATGAATtcctaattttttaaaatgaaatgtgtaaatGATATTACCTAAAAGTTCCCCAGTGGCAGATCGAACCACAGCTCCACCGCTGGCTCCAGACTGCACTGCACATGTAGTCTGCAGCATCACAGGCCTTGACTGATGGGTAATAACTCTGGATAAAATCCCTGAGGTCAACGAGGGGCCACAGCTTCTCCCTAAAGCTCCATAACCCACAACAAACACATCCTCACCTAAACAAATACACAACATGAAAATAACAGGTGGTGCACATGGACAAAGTACATAcagttgtaaaataatattttatataaagtgAAATGGATTATTTATAATacgtttaaatgtattatatttacagAATGATGacttatatgtatatgtgcacACGTATGGTCGACAAACAGTGAATTTAGAAGCATCATGCTTTGgtatatcataattatgacaaaaaaaaaatgaaatcagtcATAGGAATTGAAATtacgagatactaagtcataatttgAAGTTGCAATGACTTAAGTCACAATCTGACAATTGTTGTcatcattttaactttttatgtatattttgtcaCTTACATCATTATGACTTGCCATAATTTTGACCTGCTTGCCATAATGACATTTCAAATCATGTCATAAGTTTTACTTATGTCATAATAATTATGacttctcataattttgacttgctttggtaaatcataattacatgacaaaaatgtaaaattatgacttagtatctcataatttcaagtGTATGTCCTATGActatcataattttttatttgaaatgacatCATAATTTGACACTTCTGACTTATTGTAATTGTTGTCATAATTTTTACtctttatgtatattttatcacttacatcataattatgacttgccacaattttgatttacatgctttggtaaatcataattaaatataatttgacaattctgacttattgttgtaattgttgtcataatttgtacttttatgtatattttgtcacttgcatcataattatgacttgctttgtaaatcataattatggtGAAGAGTTGAAATCATGagatatttaagttgaaatgacaaaggtcataattctgacttattgtcatcataatttttactttttatgtatattttgtcaCTGACATCATTATGACTTGCCATAATTTTGACCTACTTGCCATAATGACATTTGAAATCATGATTGTCATAAGTTTTACTTTTGacttctcataattttgactttccgtgccataattatgactttttatcatatcatttcaacttttttttcttatctcagaattatgacataATGTGTCacaatttttcctttttatttctatatgatttaccaaagcatgatttttttcttacgtGGCGAAAAATAAGCTTCCATACTTGTATTCTGCATGTAAAAGACTGGAGTTGAATATAAATTATAGTGTCAAATATCACACTGTTGCATGTAAAAGACTggggttaaataaaaaaaaaaatataaacatagtGTCAAATATCACATTGATACAAAACCAGTTTAGTTATCACACATATAAACTGATACACACTGGACAGAACAAGTACTTTTTTCATATGTTAATGGTATTAGACATccacaaaaaaatcatatctAAACCTCAAAACAAACATGGCTAAATATGAGTTTCAATTCAGCAGGTTTGTAGCACATTACCTGGGTGAAAGTATGTGGTAAACTGTGTTTTTACTGAGTCTGCGAGGGGCTCCTGAAGCTCCACCACAGCGATATCATAGGGAGATGATGGTGCTGATGAATACAGCACCTTACCATATACTGTACGAAATCTGAGGGGGAAAGTTTGGATTTTATTAGAAACCCCATGGTGattcaaaatataacaatacCAATAACATGTTTAACAAAGTTCAACAAAATGTCACTTCTTTAGGCCTCATaataatgaatatgaatatattcaAAGCTCATTACCTTCCTCCATTGTTGACTCTGACTGTAACCAAAGTGTTTTCATTCACCACATGCCTGCAGGTGAGAACCAGATTCTGGTTTAGCAGCACACCAGAACCCCACAGCTGGCCAGACTCGATCAGCGCAACTCCAGGGTAAAATTCAGAGCTTGGCTTTCGGTTTGCAGTTAATGGAGCTTGAAGAGAGCCAGTGATTAACTGAGATGACTTTTCTATCAGTGACTCCTGGATGACTCCAGCCTGTAGCATGTTTTTCAGAATCAGGTGAACCGAGCACACAAGTGTCAGCCCGATCCATTCATCCGATTTCCAGCACAGAGGTGAAACGATCAAACCCAAAAGGTAAGATCTGCCACCTTTGCTTACAAACACACCGCCTCCTTCAGTGCCAGGCAAGCAACGTGCATCAGTCAGGATCAGGGCATTCTCATCTCCTGCCAGATTACTTACTACACCTTTACTAATTGTGTTCATAAAGAGGTCTGGACAGAGACCACCAAATGGAGACCCACAAGCCATGACAGGACATCCTTTTTTAAGACTGCCACTCTTCACCCATGGAATAGTTTCCTTACAGGTGCACGTGGAAGAAGTGGGCACTTTTAAAAGTGCAAACCAACTTAAAAACCTGGAGTCTTCCAGAACTTCAGTATCCAAATTGCCACTATGAAACCCCCAGTTATCAGCCCCCTGGAAGATCTTAAGAAAAGCATCTTGAAACTCCACACAATTGATCATCATTAACAGCTGAGCCTCTTGACGGTTCGCATTGCCTCTGTCCGTTTCACACGACTGGTTGGTGCAAACGTGAATGTAATCTACATTCACTTTTATCTTTTTAGCGAACCTTTCAGAATGCAGTATTTTCGCGTGTTTCTTCATGAACTGTTTATCATTGATAAAGCGTGAGAACAAACTGCCACTGCAGACTACAATCCCAGACTGGTAATTCAGAAACACTCCACTACCGCTCATTTCTTTATTCTGAGATCCAGATGTGAGAATGAGTGGCTTCTCGGATACTGTGACAACACAGCATGTTTCTTCCACATTCTTCATTTTCAGACGTTAGATATATATAACAGCAGTAGGTTGGTTCAGTAAAATGGTCAGTTTTTGAACTAATAGCTGATGAGTTCTTGCATCTTGAAATGAGTTACACATGTCAAACGCGGCGCTGGACGTCAAATTATAAATAAGAACACGCTAACAACACAGTTTGTCAGTAACAACTATTTAGGGTTGCAAAAAATACTTCTAACCGGTTAGGTAATTTAAGAAATGTCTATATTAACTTAACGCCAACTTGATATTGGTGCATGCCTTATCCATCTGCAGCGCTTCCTTGTGTGATTTCATTGGCTTAACAGCAATCACGTGTTCGATTAAGCGTTCTCCTATTGGTTAATCCAAAGCTGTTTACATGTTGGAAGTCCGACTCTCTCGAACGATTCACTTCATACAACCGGTTCACTGATTCTTTAAAGTATTCGTTGTCATAAGAGAAGTTTCTCGCGTCAAACGAATTGTGAGAGTCGTTCCGTCCGTTTTGTAgctaaataaattatgagaCATTAACCCGTTCAACagttcactgaaaagaaccaaCTCCAAAGAAAGGTTCGTTCACAAATTTGGACGTCGTTTATACAGTGGACTTTGTTCTTGTGCAATGTTCTTGTTCATTCTAATGGTCACTGAGCCTACGTCACAAAGGTAAACATTTGGTATTGCCAAATAACCTTTTTGACTTCACTATGGTGTCACAATTGTTTTCttgcattaaatgtttattcaaattGCTTTCTAGGattcatatacactaccagtcaaaagtttttgaacagtaagattttaatgtttttttaaggaatctcttctgctcaccaaacctgcatttatttgatccaaagtacagcaaaaccgtacaattttttaaatattttactatttaaaataactgctttctatttgactatattttaaaatgtaatttattcatgtgatttcaaagcttaaattttagcatcattactccagtcacaggatccttcagaaatcattctaatattctgatttgttgctcaaaaacaaaacaaaacatttattactatgctgtaaacagctgagtagaatttttttaacgtttttttttttttttgggatgaatacaaagttcggttgaacagcatttatctgaaattaaaatcttttataacattagaaatgtctttatcatcacttttgatcaatttaaaacatccttgctaaataaaagtattattttctataatttcttccgaaaaaaaaaaaaaaaaaaaaaaaacacttaaaaaaaaatattttgactccaagctttttaatggtatagtgtataatgttaaaaaagcttttttatttcagataaatgctgatctttggatctttctgttcatcaaagaatcctgaaaaaaatgtactcaactgttttaaaaattggtaaaaataataatacatgtttcttggacaacaaatcatcatattagaatgattcctgaaggtcatgtgacactaaagacgttaaaaatcttactgttcaaaaacttttgactagtagtgtacatatctgtatgatttatttaaGAGCAAAGTACAcagcaaattcaaaatatctttatttttgttgcttcagtgaataaatgcaaagtGCTACAGGTGGCATGTACATAATTAGCCATTTTGAAAGATAAGCAAACATAAGCCTATTTACAAGGGTAAAAGTGACCTAGTAATATGACACATTTTCTATTGCACAGGCATATATTGAATTCATGAATTAAAAAGCCTATGTACTTTCATGCCATAACTGCAAATAAGTCACAGATGACAGTCAAAAAGTACTCATTGCACAGCCAGGTAGTTTAGTGTTGAAACAGGCTAATGTAGACACATCACTGGCACTGAGTGCTACATAAGCACAGtcttaaatgtatcaaaatactACATACAGATCAAACATTTGTACttttagaaatatttcatt is from Labeo rohita strain BAU-BD-2019 chromosome 13, IGBB_LRoh.1.0, whole genome shotgun sequence and encodes:
- the tysnd1 gene encoding peroxisomal leader peptide-processing protease translates to MKNVEETCCVVTVSEKPLILTSGSQNKEMSGSGVFLNYQSGIVVCSGSLFSRFINDKQFMKKHAKILHSERFAKKIKVNVDYIHVCTNQSCETDRGNANRQEAQLLMMINCVEFQDAFLKIFQGADNWGFHSGNLDTEVLEDSRFLSWFALLKVPTSSTCTCKETIPWVKSGSLKKGCPVMACGSPFGGLCPDLFMNTISKGVVSNLAGDENALILTDARCLPGTEGGGVFVSKGGRSYLLGLIVSPLCWKSDEWIGLTLVCSVHLILKNMLQAGVIQESLIEKSSQLITGSLQAPLTANRKPSSEFYPGVALIESGQLWGSGVLLNQNLVLTCRHVVNENTLVTVRVNNGGRFRTVYGKVLYSSAPSSPYDIAVVELQEPLADSVKTQFTTYFHPGEDVFVVGYGALGRSCGPSLTSGILSRVITHQSRPVMLQTTCAVQSGASGGAVVRSATGELLGIVSSNTRDFAAKVTYPHLNFSIPVTVLEPLLRRFSQTGDAAVFKVLDSAEDDIKKIWRLQSIQSKL